The sequence below is a genomic window from Lolium perenne isolate Kyuss_39 chromosome 7, Kyuss_2.0, whole genome shotgun sequence.
CAAGGCTTTCTCTCGCCTTCGCGACTCCCCCACCAGAATTTCCGAATCAGAGCATTTATATGATTACACAGTCCTTTTCGCAAAAGGAAACACGCCATAGAGAAAATCGGCACAGCTTGGGCCACCGACTTAATCAGTATGTCTTTCCCTCCCGCCGATAAGAGCCATTCCATCCACCCTTGGATTTTATCCCAGATTCTATCTTTGATGTGTTTGAAAGCTCTCCCTCTTGAACGCCCCACATCAGTAGGCATTCCAAGGTACTTTTCCTGGAGTGTCTCATTCTGAACTCCCAGGACAGTTTTCACCGCCTCCTTCATCCCGTTCGGGCATCCTTTGCTAAATAAGATAGCAGATTTATCCCGATTAATCCGCTAGCCTGACGCCATACAATACCGATCCAGAATATATTGGATCTTCTCTGCACTCTCCATATCCGCTTTGAATAGCAACAGGCTGTCATCTGCATAGAGAAGGTGGCTGACCGCCGGAGCGGTGGGCTCCACCTTTAGTCCGTGTAGCTCCGATGATAAACTGTGGTGTTTTAAAAGGCACGAAAGGCCCTCTGCTGCCAACAAAAACAGATATGGGGAGATAGAGGTCCCCCTGTCGCACCCCTCGTGAGGGAGTGAAAGGCTGTACTTCCCTCCATTGAAGAGGACTTGGAAAGAAACAGTTGTTACTAGCCACATCACCATTCGAACCCATAGCCGGTGGAATCCCATCTTGATCATGACGGCCTCCAGGTAATTCCATTCCAGCATGTCATAAGCCTTGCGCATGTCCAGTTTGAGCGCACAAAAATGATTCTTCTTCGCCTTATTCTGCTTCATGAAATGAAGACGCGGAGATAATGTTGTCCGTAATCATCCTCCCAGGCACAAACGCCGACTGTTCCTCTGCGATTATGTCTGGTAACACCACTTTCAGTGTGTTAGCCATCACCTTGGACGCTATCTTGTATATGACATTGCACAAACTGATAGGTCTGAACTGACCCAACTCCTCCGGGCTCGCTACTTTTGGTATCAAAACAATGAAAGTTTGGTTCACTTCCCTCATATCGTCCACACACCTGAGCACATGAATTACAGCCGAGGTCACTTCTTCTCCACAAATTTCCCAATGGGTCTGGAAAAAATGTGCCGGGAAACCATCCGGGCCCGGCGCTTTTGTAGGAAACATCTGAAAGAGGGCGGTTTTCACCTCTTCCTCCTTGATCGGCTTCAGTAGAGCATCATTCATCTATGCCGACACAGATGAGGGGATCACACTAATAGCCTCCTCCATATTTGAGACCCCTTCGGATGTGTACAGGTTCTCTTAAAAGCTTGTAGTCAAGTTGGCCATCTCTCGATCATCCTCCGTCAACGTACCGTCAGGCCGTTTCAGCCTGTTGATGTGGTTCCGCTTCTTCCGCTGGCTCGCCCTTAGGTGGAAGAAGCGAGTATTCTTGTCCCCCTCAGCTAGCCATTGCACCCTGGACCTTTGTCTCCACATCACTTCTTCCCTTTCGTATAGTGCAATGATCCGCTCAGTAATTTTCGTCTCCTCATATGACGGTTGTACCCGTTGGGGCTCCGCCCATAACACCGCCAGTCTGTCATTCAGTTAGCGTATCTCTCTCTGGACATTGCCAAACGTGTTCCGACCCCGGCTGCCTAGAGATTCGGACACTCGCGTGAGCTTTTCCCGGAGTTGGGACATATTAGTGGCCTTCCCATCCTCCTTCCAAGCATCCTCCATAAAAGGTTTAAACTAGTCGTGAGTTTCCCACATCAGCTCATAGCGAAAGAGCTTCTCCTCTGTCGCTCTCCGCTCCCTCGTTGATTCTCTCCAACGTAGGAAAATCGGTTCAAGGTCAGATGACGCGCCGGTGAGGTTTCGCACAACAACCAATGGGAACCGATCGCACCACTGCGTCGTCGCCAGGGCACGATCGAGATGCACCCTGCAAAACGATCCTCCCGCCACCCGTTTCTCGAAAGTCCAATTGTTGCCCTCATACCCCAGATCAGCCAACTCACACACGTCAACCGTGTCACGAAAACCAGCTATCTGAGCCAAGCTTCTCTCTCCCACACCGTCGTGTTCATGTCGGTGTAGCACTTCGTTGAAATCCCCTATACACATCCATGGCAAAGATGAGGTTGCCCGGATGCGTTTCATCATATCCCACGTCTTGTACCGCTCCGACGTCTGGGCCTCACCATACATGCACGTCAGCCTCCACGGATGGGCCTCCCCTTCAATTATTCGTGCATCTATTTGGTACCGAGAATACGGCGAAATTTCTACCTTTATTTCATTGTTCCAAAAGATACCGAGGCCGCCACTGCGCCCCGTACTACTTACAACAAAACCATTGTCATAACTTAGTGTTCTTTCTAGtgctttgatacgtctcaaacgtatctataatttcttatgttccatgctagctttatcacaatactcacatgttttatatacactttatatcattttgatacattttccggcactgacctattaacaagatgccgaagcgccagttcctgttttctgctgtttttggtttcagaaatcttacacatgaaatattctcggaattggacgaaacaaaagcccacggtcttattttccacggagccttccagaagtccgaagaggagacgaagaggggcgacgaggcggccacaccctaggggggcgtggccccacccctggccacgccgccctatggggtgggcccctcgagcgtcccccgactctgccccttcgcctatataatctctccgtcgtgaaaaccctagtaccgagagccacgatacgagaaaatttactgggacgccgtcgccgtcaatcccatctcgagggattctgaagatcgcctccggcaccctgccggagaggggaatcatcaccggagggccctacatcaccatgcccgcctccggactgatgcgtgagtagttcatccttgtactatgggtccatagcagtagctagatggttgtcttctcctattgtgctatcatgtttagatcttgtgagctgcctatcatgatcaagatcatcttattgtaatgctacatgttgtgtttgttgggatccgatgaatatggaatactatgtcaagttgattatcgatctatcatatatgtgttatttatgatcttgcatgctctccgttgctagtagaggctctcgccaagttgatacttgtaactccaagagggagtatttatgctcgatagtgggttcatgtctccattgaatctgggagagtgacagaaagttctaaggttgtggatgtgttgttgccactagggataaaacatcaatgctttgtctaaggatatttgtattgtttacattacgcacagtacttaatgcaattgtctgttgtttgcaacttaatactagaagggtgcggatgctaacccgaaggtgtactttttagacatagatgcgtgctggatagcggtctatgttctttttcgtaatgccctaagtaaatctcatagtagtcatcatgatatgtatgtgcattgctatgccctctctatttgtcaattgcccaactgtaatttgttcacccaacatgctatttatcttattggagagacaccactagtgaactgtggaccccggtccattcttttacatctgaaatacaatctactgcaatcattgttctctgatgttctttgcaaacaaacatcattctccacaccatacgtttaatcctttgtttacagcaagccggtgagattgacaatctcactattaagttggggcaaagtattttgattgtgttgtgcaggttccacgttggcgccggaatccctggtgttgcgttgcactacactcctccaccaacaaccttcatgtggccttcatctcctactggttcgataaccttggtttcttactgagggaaaacttgctgctgtacgcatcacatcttcctcttggggttcccaacggacgtgtgctttaccgtcacaagcaactctttttgtggcgccgttgccggggagaccaagacacgctgcaaggggagtctctcacatccaatctctttactttgtttattgtcttgctttactttattttattttctgttttgtttgctttctttatatcaaaaacacaaaaaaattagctacttgtatttactttatttaacttttgtttatttcatcatgcttctccctaagttcactttgaaagatatatcagtagggcgtggatctatcattggaagagataatatagaagaatttttcactcatgttagtacagttaaagattttgaagatagatccttggtagaacttgcacctacttatgaaattgctactgcctctttagtgcacatgttggaagctagattagtTAAttttaatcctataatgcaacatatgtttctgtgatatggaagaaggagagaagaaagattttgttttagaaacccttcttaaagaatttggtgatgtagctagagaagctagaaaagtctttattcaacataagatgcttggcttttgtaccaattttgcaagtacccttgaaaacatggaaaaagatagactaaagtacactaataaagttaattgtgagggggagactaaagtaccaataccttataagctcataggaatgcatgagacactagaaaagaattttgattggattgttcctgaaaatttatttgaagaggatagtaagcctaaaagtaatgaaagaggagcctctgaaacttacatagataatgtACAATGCATCGTTGAGAAAACCCCCAACTCTGATAATGATGTTtcttcttttgataatacttgatttacacttactgcgcctagctgaaaggcgttaaagaaaagcacttatgggagacaacccattattttaattctgcaattttgttttacatttgagtcaaggtgcttgttactactgtcgtaatacctttgtatctttactttattgcattgttgtgccaagtaaagtctttgatagtaaggttgatactagatttggatttctgcgcagaaacagatttctagctgtcacgaatttcagtAGAtccctctgtaggaaactcagaaaaatctgcgaaaattcatgagtaatcctcagatatgtacgaaactttcattaaatttgagcttcttcatctgagcatgttaagtgcctcgaaaaaattcgtctttacggactgttctgttttgacagattctgccttttatttcgcattaccttttttactgtgtttgagtggatttctttgttccattaaatttcagtagccttgggtaatgtccagaagtgttgggaatgattgtgtcctctctgaacatgtgaatttttgattatgcactaaccctctaatgagattgttttgagtttggtgtggatgaagttttcacggatcaagagaggaggatgatataatatgatcaagaagagtgaaaagtctaagcttggggatgcccccgtggttcatccctgcatatttcaagaagactcaagcatctaagcttggggatgcccaagacatccccttcttcatcaacaacttatcaggtcacctctagtgaaactatatttttattccgtcacatcttatgtgctttacttggagcatatgtatgtttttatttttgtttgtgtttgaataaaatcgaatcctagcattccttgtgtgggagaaagacacgctccgctgtttcatattgatgaggacatcccatctcttgatacaaccgctgtacctacaacgacacaaatacaaggaccaatcactcgagctcgtgccaaacaactgaactatcaggtactttcgtttcttggaactattcctcacatacacgagaatatgatgctgcctaaatcagatatgtttgttactcttaggaatgatggaccaagcatggatgaggaggacacgcattggagcatgatcacacatggaggagatggcatcaagcacttgaggattgaagatgatgccacaagtggagatttcaggactttgaagccaccataagaagagatgaagacatggacgaaatatagagttctccacttcataatttcgtccatagcataatatggtgctgcgtcacctttagttttgggccaggcccatgtcattttcgcaggaattaagtcagccactttttagagtccgtattgaagggggaaaggtcttctagggtttggttcggccaccacatgtatggctggccgaaaccccaccttttcctcctttaaatacccccatagccgacacgtttagactcggattttgattagactaaaagttagccattgctgcaactctcgtgtacttcttttgaggccaacgcccagaacaagaccgactattcggaatcccaccttattcaataaagctttcatctttcatccgcaatattctgattgcatcattagttcttacttgttctcgatttcaggtaggaattaagaccctcgctggtcaggctgatcgtgcatccgcaagatcagtaactcccggagattgtcctagcgattgcattggcgcacgagctttgcacgtgtagtcggatcgtcaagcacgaactccaccaacaaatcgatctatcctcgtctcatcgaaagatcggccacctttgccctatcaagtggtatcagatttcaggttgctcggtgagattttacagttttcgtagtatagattgcatctgccatcatacccataaaccacgaaaaagccaaaaatactgTTAGGTCGTATAGATcatcgtcccataaaccccctgccacgacttgcattgtcttttcagttttgcatagttgaaattgtgtctgcatcttcgtgtcgagttgctggtcttagcgtctagttcctttagagtttcgagttctggtcatattagtcacgccgccgccgcccactcgcaccatacgcagatcaccgtcatatacacccaccatatacttccgccactgccaGATACATCCACCATATACGTCCGCCACttccatatacacccaccatatacttccgccactgccaGATACATCCACCATATACACCCGCCAGATTGTTTCCGCCATAGACATATACATCTGCCATATACCCTGTATCCTACCGCGACACGGATTCGTGCTGTGtctctgccgcgacagagccCGTGTAGAATTAGGTTTTATTGTTTTTCCTATTTAGCTGTTACCTTCTAATATCATCTTGCGCTGCAGAAAAAAATTTCCGTGAGTTAAGTTTCGGCCGCCAGTAAAGAATTggaaggagagcaaaaaaaaaaaaaaaaaaaaaaaaaagtctggAAACGCTTCCGAAAAAATTTtctggctacattggtttttcactttggcgatcacttttcgccactggccgttatagcgacattttttttTGGCGCCAGCGCGCTTTCCGGAGCACCCCCGAAATTTCGACAAAAAAAttttctgaggctatactgtttttagaccttggggatcagtttgcgacacttgccatcatagtgatttttcgcacctcgcgtcgccacctcatcgccacctcatcgctgctagttgcttgtgtgccgcgccgtgacctcgctagtgttctaggctcgcgtctctagtacggtctagcctaggaccagcacagtaccgtcgttgagcatactttcaatattgcattgctgttttgacaattgctgttttgctaccatatATAAGCCATCCTACAGCtccacatattgtctccacgtgctttgtgtcgacacctggtaatcgctttggcactctttggagacgctgatccttgctggttgttacatcgccttcctcctgtttggtaagaacttgtaagagctttgtattttgcttgacgaattgcgcgtgaaccaccatattccgtagttttgtaggcatatacatttgtgcttttgtctgtcctaaccatgtcaggaccagttgatccgaccgctgttgacccggccaagatgacgCCTGAGCAGTtacatgctcacttcacccaccttttgggcgggcatgcacgcgacaccgatgcgcgcattggtgacgtggatgccaaactcaccgacgcgctggacaagctggatggcctcgaggcagctttcaactccaagctcgacgccaagttccaggagcttctgactcggttaccgccgcctcgcgccaacgtgcaacgccgcgcacgccgcgttcctcgtgcggacattcctgcgggtaccgctcctgctgcagcagccgcacatgacgcgccttctgatgaaggcTACGAAGATTATGAAGGGGACGCAGACGAGCTGGTAGATGAGAACGTACTGGACGGCGAAGAAGTccaacaacctgcacctggtcgtccacggcAGCTGAACCGCAATGCtcgaccacctccacgtccggtacgtaatgatgatgatcatgttgctaaactgaaactgaatattccgccatttgagggtaaatataatcctgatgcatatcttacatgggaattggaagtagaacaacgctttgcatgtttaaaataccctgatcacttgcgtgttagtgctgctacttgtgagttcacagattttgcatctatttggtggtctgaatatTGTCGAACACATGCAGCAAATATTCCTGCTACCTGGGTTgggttaaaacttgctatgcgtactcgttttgttcctccacattatcaacgtgatttgctgaaaaaattgtctcgcttagaacaaggaaaaaattctgtagaagactattatcaagaattgcaaactggcatgattcgctgtggtattgtagaggataatgaggctatgcttgcacgtttctttggtggtttgaataaagagattcagcatattttagattataaggagtacaacactattactcgcttgtttcatcttgcttgcaaagctgaacgtgaaatGCAGGATCgccaaccaccatggagaagagctaatgtttctgcaggtcgtacatcgtcatggtctccgcgacaatcagcgccaccatctcgtggtactgcaccagcacctactacctccaagtacgccgcgcctgcatcacgagcacctCCTGCCACTACATCAACACCAtcggctggtcctcctcggagttcatcttccatggcctccacggggaagacgcgcgacattcaatgtcgcaaatgcttgggatttggtcacatcgagcgagaatgcagaaccaagcgtgtgatgttggtgcgagaagatggagaatatgattctgcaagtgactttgatgaagatacattggcccttattgctgcacgtgatggtgctaattctgattctgagagagagatggaggtgaTGGACGCTGACACTGCTGATCtgtacaggagcttagttgcacagcgtgtgttgagcgtgcaattgagcaaagctgagcatgatcaacgccacaatctgttccaaacacgaggcgttgtaaaagagcgagctatcaggatcatcattgatggagggagctgcaataatctggctagcgttgatatggtggagaagctttctctcccaacaagacagcgcacacatccatactacattcaatggtttgagagctctcggaagctcaaggtaacaagaactacacgtgtgcattttactattggtacatattctgattttgtggattgtgatgttgtacctatgcaagcttgttctttgttacttggtagaccttggcaatttgatagagaatctgttcataatggtaaaactaatcagtattctcttatgcatgatggcaagaaaattggtctcaaacctatgactcctgaacaaatactaaaagatgatcttgctagagctagtagagtaaaaaacgaggagaaacttaagagtgagaatcagattgttgctgcagattttgttccacataagactaatactaaatctgattcgaaccatgctactgaaattcgtttgaaaaatccttgtttgcttgctagcaaatctgatattgccgAACTTGATGTggacactactcaatgctatgctatcatttgcaaagaagttctgttttcatttgaggatatgcctccttcttttccacctgcggttgctaaccttttgcaggaattcattgatgtgttcccacaagatgttccccctggactaccacctatccgtggcatagaacaccagattgacttgattccaggagcgtcgctgcccaaccgtgcaccataccgtaccaatcctgaagagacgaaagagattcagcggcaaattcaggttctccaagataaaggttacattcgtgagtctcttagcccatgtgctgttcctattatcttggtacctaagaaggatggttcttcacgcatgtgtactgattgtcgaactattaataatattaccatccgataccgtcatccaatacctcgtttagatgatatgcttgatgaattgagtggttctgttatgttctctaaagttgatttgcgtagtggttaccaccagattcgtatgaaattaggagatgaatggaaaacagcgtttaaaactaagctcggcttatatgagtggttagtaatgccctttggtttaactaatgcacctagtactttcatgagactgatgaacgaagttttacgtgcttttattggacgttttgtggtggtctactttgatgatattctgatttatagcaaatctttggaggaacatttggatcatttacgtgctgttttcattgcgttacgtgatgcacgtttgtatggtaatcttgagaagtgcaccttttgcaccaatcgagttgcgtttcttggctatgttgttactgcgcagggaattgaagttgatccagccaagattgaggcaattgagagttggccgcagccaaagacggtcacacaagtgaggagttttcttggcctcgctggcttctataggcgctttgtgaaagattttggatccattgctgcgccgctgaatgagcttacaaagaaagatgtgccctttgtgtggggcgatgcacaacaagacgccttcatgattctgaaagataagttaacacatgctccattactccaacttcctgatttcaataagacttttgagcttgaat
It includes:
- the LOC139833127 gene encoding uncharacterized mitochondrial protein AtMg01250-like, translating into MRKAYDMLEWNYLEAVMIKMGFHRLWVRMVMWLVTTVSFQVLFNGGKYSLSLPHEGCDRGTSISPYLFLLAAEGLSCLLKHHSLSSELHGLKVEPTAPAVSHLLYADDSLLLFKADMESAEKIQYILDRYCMASG